In a single window of the Nocardiopsis composta genome:
- a CDS encoding glyoxalase superfamily protein translates to MEDVQEQAVPILRVADAGAAAAWYARLGFAEEWVHRFEPGFPAFVSVARGEVRLFLSEHTGDARPDTLVHLWVRDVDAVAAEFGAPVEEMPWGRQVDLRDPDGNRLRAAAAPGADRPGGGGRDAGLRLPFPLVYTGDVDRLAGFYTGLLGFTEAFRFPADPSLPAEFVQLALGPCALGLGSAASPAAHGRPTAEPGGPPEFELCLEAGDVDAETARLRAAGVPVLREPEDMPWNERMAYVADPDGRPIMLYTRH, encoded by the coding sequence ATGGAGGACGTCCAGGAGCAGGCGGTCCCGATCCTGCGGGTGGCCGACGCCGGAGCGGCCGCGGCCTGGTACGCCCGGCTGGGCTTCGCCGAGGAGTGGGTGCACCGGTTCGAGCCGGGGTTTCCCGCCTTCGTCTCGGTGGCGCGCGGCGAGGTCCGGCTCTTCCTCTCCGAGCACACCGGCGACGCCCGCCCCGACACCCTGGTCCACCTGTGGGTGCGCGACGTGGACGCGGTCGCCGCGGAGTTCGGCGCCCCGGTCGAGGAGATGCCCTGGGGCCGCCAGGTCGACCTGCGCGACCCCGACGGCAACCGGCTCCGGGCGGCGGCGGCCCCAGGGGCGGACCGGCCCGGCGGGGGAGGGCGGGACGCAGGGCTCCGCCTGCCCTTCCCGCTGGTCTACACCGGCGACGTGGACCGGCTCGCCGGCTTCTACACCGGACTGCTCGGCTTCACCGAGGCCTTCCGGTTCCCCGCGGACCCCTCGCTCCCCGCGGAGTTCGTGCAGCTGGCCCTGGGCCCCTGCGCGCTGGGGCTGGGCTCGGCGGCCTCCCCGGCAGCGCACGGCCGGCCGACCGCGGAGCCCGGCGGACCACCGGAGTTCGAGCTCTGCCTGGAGGCCGGCGACGTGGACGCCGAGACCGCCCGGCTCCGCGCGGCCGGCGTCCCGGTGCTGCGCGAACCGGAGGACATGCCGTGGAACGAGCGGATGGCCTACGTCGCCGACCCGGACGGCCGCCCGATCATGCTCTACACCCGCCATTGA
- a CDS encoding glycosyltransferase family 4 protein has protein sequence MPGAAERVVLVGPAHPYKGGGARHTTELAHRLAAAGHPTVLESWRAQYPAALYPGRQTVHAPEGEPYPATRRDLAWYRPDGWLRTGRRAGRSADLVAVAALSPVQVPAYLVLLAGVGRAARTAVIAHNVLPHERRPGDTALMRALLRRAGTVLVHSAEQAGLARGLAPGADVRAAELPPHLPETGPAPVGRPREPGPPRFLFFGIVRPYKGVDVLLRAFAAGAPPGALLTVAGEFWGGSAELRGLARELGVADRVEFREGYVPAGELGALFAAADAAVLPYRSATATQNVLLAQRHGLPVIATRTGTLPDAVRDGADGLLCAPGDPEDLARALAAFAAPGTAERLRAGAAEAAARTAARTDALWDAYLHALTAR, from the coding sequence GTGCCCGGCGCAGCGGAGCGGGTGGTCCTGGTCGGCCCGGCCCACCCCTACAAGGGCGGCGGGGCGCGGCACACCACCGAGCTGGCGCACCGGCTCGCCGCGGCCGGCCACCCCACCGTGCTGGAGTCGTGGCGGGCGCAGTACCCGGCCGCGCTCTACCCGGGCCGGCAGACGGTGCACGCCCCGGAGGGCGAGCCCTACCCGGCGACCCGGCGCGACCTGGCCTGGTACCGGCCGGACGGCTGGCTGCGCACGGGCCGCCGGGCCGGGCGCTCGGCCGACCTGGTGGCGGTCGCCGCGCTCTCCCCGGTGCAGGTCCCCGCCTACCTGGTGCTGCTGGCCGGGGTGGGCCGCGCGGCGCGCACCGCGGTCATCGCGCACAACGTGCTGCCGCACGAGCGGCGGCCGGGCGACACCGCCCTGATGCGCGCGCTGCTCCGCCGGGCCGGCACCGTGCTGGTGCACTCCGCCGAGCAGGCCGGGCTGGCGCGCGGCCTGGCCCCCGGGGCCGACGTGCGCGCCGCCGAGCTCCCGCCGCACCTGCCGGAGACCGGACCGGCCCCGGTGGGCCGGCCCCGGGAACCCGGCCCGCCGCGCTTCCTCTTCTTCGGCATCGTCCGGCCCTACAAGGGGGTGGACGTGCTGCTCCGGGCGTTCGCCGCGGGCGCCCCGCCGGGCGCCCTGCTCACCGTCGCCGGGGAGTTCTGGGGCGGCTCGGCCGAACTGCGCGGCCTGGCCCGGGAGCTCGGCGTCGCCGACCGGGTGGAGTTCCGCGAGGGGTACGTGCCCGCCGGGGAGCTGGGCGCGCTGTTCGCCGCGGCCGACGCGGCGGTGCTGCCCTACCGGTCGGCCACCGCCACGCAGAACGTCCTGCTGGCGCAGCGGCACGGCCTCCCGGTGATCGCCACCCGCACCGGGACCCTGCCGGACGCGGTGCGCGACGGCGCCGACGGCCTGCTGTGCGCCCCCGGCGACCCGGAGGACCTGGCCCGCGCCCTGGCCGCGTTCGCCGCCCCGGGGACGGCGGAGCGGCTGCGCGCCGGCGCCGCCGAGGCCGCCGCCCGCACCGCCGCCCGCACCGACGCGCTGTGGGACGCCTACCTGCACGCCCTGACCGCCCGCTGA
- a CDS encoding glycosyltransferase family 2 protein encodes MTRNETSEADRPDGGPRVTIVLPCYNEQAHVVREVERICAAMDASGYSYELLAVDDASTDGTLDRLREAEPRFPHMSVIAFGHNGGAGTVRRIGTQRARGEIVVWTDADMTYPNERIPELVALLDADPSTDQVVGARTREAGTHRLLRVPAKWAVRKLAERLTNSEIPDLNSGLRAFRRSVSLPYLRLLPPGFSCVTTITLAFLSNQHRIAYLPIDYAKREGRSKFHFVRDAYRYILQVVRMVMYFNPLKVLMPPALWLVGIGAVKFVFDQVRNPLYIPNNTVMLLTTGLIVGAVALLADLIVRSRNGV; translated from the coding sequence GTGACCCGGAACGAGACGAGCGAGGCGGACCGGCCGGACGGCGGCCCCCGCGTCACCATCGTGCTGCCCTGCTACAACGAGCAGGCGCACGTGGTGCGCGAGGTGGAGCGGATCTGCGCGGCGATGGACGCCTCCGGATACAGCTACGAGCTGCTGGCCGTGGACGACGCCTCCACCGACGGCACGCTGGACCGGCTGCGCGAGGCCGAGCCGCGCTTCCCGCACATGAGCGTGATCGCCTTCGGGCACAACGGAGGGGCGGGCACGGTGCGCCGGATCGGCACCCAGCGGGCCCGCGGCGAGATCGTGGTGTGGACCGACGCCGACATGACCTATCCCAACGAGCGCATCCCCGAGCTGGTCGCGCTGCTGGACGCCGACCCCTCCACCGACCAGGTGGTGGGCGCGCGGACCCGGGAGGCCGGCACGCACCGCCTCCTGCGCGTCCCGGCGAAGTGGGCGGTCCGCAAGCTCGCCGAGCGGCTCACCAACAGCGAGATCCCCGACCTCAACTCCGGCCTGCGCGCGTTCCGCCGCTCGGTCTCCCTGCCCTACCTGCGGCTGCTCCCGCCCGGGTTCTCCTGCGTCACCACGATCACCCTGGCCTTCCTCTCCAACCAGCACCGGATCGCCTATCTGCCGATCGACTACGCCAAGCGGGAGGGACGCTCCAAGTTCCACTTCGTGCGGGACGCCTACCGCTACATCCTCCAGGTGGTGCGGATGGTGATGTACTTCAACCCGCTGAAGGTGCTGATGCCGCCCGCGCTGTGGCTGGTCGGCATCGGCGCGGTGAAGTTCGTCTTCGACCAGGTGCGCAACCCGCTCTACATCCCGAACAACACGGTGATGCTGCTGACCACGGGGCTGATCGTGGGGGCGGTCGCGCTCCTGGCCGACCTGATCGTCCGCTCCCGGAACGGGGTCTGA